One genomic region from Thermus islandicus DSM 21543 encodes:
- a CDS encoding DUF5615 family PIN-like protein, which produces MKLLLDENVEKALLLGLRRRHPGLDVVRVVDVGLGGRSDPEILEWAAREGRVVVSRDRATLSAEAARRIEGESLCRDSSSCAGGLA; this is translated from the coding sequence GTGAAGCTTCTCCTTGACGAGAACGTGGAGAAGGCCCTCCTCCTCGGCCTGAGGCGGCGCCACCCTGGGCTAGACGTGGTGCGGGTGGTGGATGTGGGCCTTGGAGGGAGGTCGGACCCCGAAATCCTGGAGTGGGCTGCCAGGGAAGGGCGGGTGGTGGTGTCCAGGGACCGGGCCACCCTGAGCGCCGAGGCCGCGCGGCGCATAGAGGGGGAAAGCCTATGCCGGGACTCATCCTCTTGCGCCGGGGGGTTGGCGTAG
- a CDS encoding DUF433 domain-containing protein, which produces MILTERIPLVADEAGGLRVEGTRVYLEDLLDAYEGGLSPEEMVLAYPSLNLADVYAILAWALRHPEEVAAYRERVKRETREAEERARAHLPKPLLARLGRA; this is translated from the coding sequence ATGATCCTGACTGAGCGGATCCCCCTGGTGGCGGACGAGGCCGGAGGCCTCCGGGTAGAGGGCACCCGGGTCTACCTAGAAGACCTCCTGGACGCCTACGAGGGGGGCCTCTCCCCTGAGGAGATGGTCCTGGCCTACCCCAGCCTGAACCTCGCGGACGTGTACGCCATCCTGGCCTGGGCCCTGCGCCACCCGGAGGAGGTGGCCGCCTACCGGGAGAGGGTAAAGAGGGAGACCCGGGAGGCGGAGGAGCGGGCCAGGGCCCACCTTCCTAAGCCCCTTCTAGCCCGGCTGGGTAGGGCGTGA